The following proteins are encoded in a genomic region of Nicotiana sylvestris chromosome 4, ASM39365v2, whole genome shotgun sequence:
- the LOC138890205 gene encoding uncharacterized protein — protein MGKTTEEALQLLNEISENVIQWPSEHVIIMKAATVNQVNVIGYKQYPFGSPMAQKYPGFQWSNPNGTENYQSFQKQQVRGPPGYQNQNRGQTNFRPYQQAAPYQQRLQQTHSDLDDLLYKYIKATDEKMESHNSALKNLEVQLSQLATLVSEKIQGPLPSNTEKNSKEHLKDITLRSGKNLEEPYADTKGKNQEDQQILKQIHINIPFTVVLLQMPSYAKILKEILSSKRKLEEVSVVMLTKKCSAILQNKLPQKLGDPGSFTISCTLGGVYFEKALCDCGASINLMPFSIFRRLDLGEMKDIGVSFQFADQRRAIIDVHQGQLILRVDKERVIFDMQKMLRFSGDKTSSSCFSIDIISNITYEFKDDYLISDSMERCLAKSDTTHDDDPTIRREAEILEKYSEEEEIQLEVVQPKIKLKVLPSYLKYGYLEQELFPVIISSSLTAKQEEKLIEVLKAHKGALE, from the exons ATGGGTAAAACTACAGAAGAAGCATTGCAATTATTGAATGAGATTTCTGAGAATGTCATCCAATGGCCATCTGAGCATGTAATCATCATGAAGGCTGCTACGGTAAATCAG GTTAATGTCATCGGTTACAAGCAGTACCCTTTTGGAAGTCCAATGGCACAAAAATATCCAGGATTTCAATGGAGCAACCCAAATGGCACAGAGAACTATCAAAGCTTCCAAAAGCAACAGGTACGGGGTCCGCCTGGATACCAAAATCAAAATCGTGGGCAAACGAATTTCAGACCTTATCAACAAGCAGCCCCATATCAGCAAAGGCTTCAACAAACTCATTCAGATCTTGATGACCTCTTATACAAGTACATTAAGGCGACTGATGAAAAGATGGAAAGCCACAATTCAGCCCTCAAAAACTTGGAAGTTCAGTTAAGCCAATTGGCAACTCTTGTATCAGAAAAGATTCAAGGTCCCTTACCAAGCAATACAGAGAAAAACTCAAAGGAACACCTTAAGGACATCACCTTACGGTCAGGTAAGAATCTTGAAGAACCCTATGCAGACACAAAAGGCAAGAATCAGGAAGACCAACAG ATTCTAAAACAGATTCACATAAATATTCCTTTCACTGTCGTTTTATTGCAAATGCCTTCATATGCCAAAATTCTAAAAGAAATTTTGTCAAGCAAAAGGAAATTAGAAGAAGTTTCTGTGGTAATGCTTACTAAAAAATGCAGTGCTATACTTCAAAACAAGCTACCACAAAAACTTGGCGATCCAGGTAGTTTTACTATTTCATGCACTTTGGGAGGAGTATATTTTGAAAAAGCACTTTGTGATTGTGGAGCTTcaataaatttgatgccattttCTATATTTAGAAGATTAGATCTTGGCGAAATGAAGGACATAGGTGTTTCTTTTCAGTTTGCAGATCAAA GAAGAGCAATCATAGATGTCCATCAAGGGCAACTCATCTTAAGAGTTGATAAAGAAAGAGTCATTTTTGATATGCAAAAGATGCTGAGATTTTCAGGGGATAAGACATCATCTTCGTGTTTTTCAATTGACATAATTAGTAATATTACATATGAATTCAAAGATGATTACTTAATTTCAGATTCAATGGAAAGATGTTTGGCCAAATCCGACACCACACATGATGATGATCCCACCATCAGAAGAGAAGCTGAAATACTGGAAAAATATTCCGAGGAAGAAGAAATACAACTAGAAGTAGTTCAACCAAAAATTAAACTCAAAGTTCTCCCCTCCTATTTGAAATATGGTTATCTTGAGCAAGAATTATTTCCAGTGATTATTTCCTCTTCTTTGACTgcaaaacaagaagaaaaattgATTGAAGTGTTGAAAGCACATAAAGGAGCCTTAGAATAG